The sequence below is a genomic window from Arthrobacter sp. U41.
GAGCTGCTCCTCGCGATCATCATCGTCGCCGTCATGGGTCCCAGTCTTTTGAATGCCTCATTCGCGATCTCGCTGCTGTACATCCCCCGGTTTGTGCGCCTCAGCCGCTCAGCGACGCTACAGATCAAGACGAGCGAGTTCCTCGACGCGGCAAGACTGGCAGGCGTCCGGCCACTAAGGATTCTGTGGACCCATGTCGTACCGAACGTCTTCCCGTCCGTCATAGTGCTCGCCGCGCTCAGTATGTCCACGGCCCAGCTGGCCTACGCTTCGCTTGCCTTCCTCGGCCTCGGCGTGAGTCCTCCTCAGGCGGACTGGGGAGGGATGTTGTCGTCCGGGCGCAACTTCATCACGGTGGCGCCATGGATGGTGCTCGGGCCAAGTGTCGCGGTGGTAGCCCTAGTGCTCGCGTTCAACGTTCTCGGCGACGCGATCCGTGACGTGCTCGACCCGCGCAGCGAGAG
It includes:
- a CDS encoding ABC transporter permease yields the protein MRSLARNRAAVVSFAVVLIFTLFAILSSVITPYDPNVGNVADSLVSPSGAHWLGTDDLGRDVFSRVIDASKIAMTVSLLSVGIALVIGLVLGVIAGYTGGGVDGVINRSQDVLFAFPELLLAIIIVAVMGPSLLNASFAISLLYIPRFVRLSRSATLQIKTSEFLDAARLAGVRPLRILWTHVVPNVFPSVIVLAALSMSTAQLAYASLAFLGLGVSPPQADWGGMLSSGRNFITVAPWMVLGPSVAVVALVLAFNVLGDAIRDVLDPRSESTRGAGVPTV